Proteins co-encoded in one Fusarium musae strain F31 chromosome 3, whole genome shotgun sequence genomic window:
- a CDS encoding hypothetical protein (EggNog:ENOG41), with protein sequence MDVWYIDADSTNDSEPFTEYSIVYTSTITFSGNRSDYTPPYPTISTPNICDPEAPSPSFSKIDPSHGSEESGAFPLPGSELTKEPPQACLPGKPCTSEKPPGWSVPTAVPGVPGLTMSSSRMTVTFITTDKNPAVVFPTEPPPHFDRPTGVGGLPMSNKQLPRPSKAPGSNHPNSPGGHGKSSPKSGPKSGPKSGPQPDVKPRPPAESGPRPTSGPQPKLEPQGGPQPQSQPDTEPGPPRKFLVTARGQEVIVNDRTFSSLRADQTTTVTVDYGTFTIRPTEVVGEGATVRKPQPVGTVISVVSPTSATIGKISVTVSGTEAIVGGTRLKIPLMGTTTRLKVPVVGSNTIMEDRQVSIAPGGVVVDDETLTYHGVGGPQTDVIIEGGEMVTAIGKSVFVFHSTTLIYGTGTPVTTETIDDDTITVGPKGIVVDGTTLGGSDAELTSTKYRIVGGATITKVNPSYAIIDESTFTAGPGAKSTTKVAGGETITIGPSGIIIGTITIKYPFGASTVTTIEAKATASDELPVATGTSNNNAKEDGKRMKEDDSGTILQRPGLATGMTGLCIAFGVWILF encoded by the exons ATGGACGTCTGGTACATTGACGCTGATAGCACCAAC GATAGCGAACCTTTCACCGAGTATTCCATCGTGTATACATCAACGATAACATTCTCTGGAAACCGCAGTGATTACACGCCACCCTACCCTACTATCAGTACACCCAACATTTGCGACCCAGAGGCTCCAAGCCCATCATTCTCAAAGATTGATCCATCTCATGGCTCCGAGGAGTCTGGAGCATTCCCATTGCCAGGCTCTGAATTAACTAAGGAGCCCCCTCAAGCTTGCTTACCAGGGAAACCTTGTACTTCAGAAAAGCCCCCAGGTTGGTCGGTTCCAACAGCCGTTCCTGGAGTGCCAGGTTTAACTATGTCAAGCTCGAGAATGACTGTGACATTTATAACGACTGACAAGAACCCGGCGGTGGTATTCCCCACAGAGCCGCCGCCGCACTTCGACCGACCGACTGGTGTAGGAGGTCTTCCTATGAGTAACAAACAACTGCCGCGGCCCTCCAAAGCGCCAGGCTCAAATCACCCAAATTCTCCGGGGGGGCACGGAAAGTCGAGTCCTAAGTCGGGTCCTAAGTCGGGTCCTAAGTCGGGTCCACAACCTGACGTGAAGCCGCGACCTCCGGCAGAATCTGGACCGAGGCCAACGTCAGGACCGCAGCCAAAACTCGAGCCACAAGGGGGTCCACAGCCCCAATCACAGCCTGACACCGAACCTGGACCTCCTAGGAAGTTTCTTGTGACTGCCAGAGGCCAGGAAGTCATTGTCAATGACCGGACCTTTTCCAGTCTCAGAGCAGATCAAACAACAACAGTCACTGTCGATTATGGAACATTCACCATCCGCCCAACAGAAGTGGTTGGTGAAGGAGCAACAGTCAGGAAACCGCAGCCTGTCGGTACTGTGATTTCCGTTGTCAGCCCTACAAGTGCGACTATCGGAAAGATATCTGTTACTGTTTCGGGCACGGAAGCTATCGTGGGCGGCACGAGGCTCAAAATTCCTCTTATGGGCACGACCACAAGGCTAAAGGTTCCTGTCGTCGGATCAAATACTATTATGGAGGACCGACAAGTGTCCATTGCGCCTGGTGgagtggttgttgatgatgaaacaCTCACATACCATGGGGTTGGGGGCCCTCAGACAGACGTGATCATTGAAGGTGGTGAGATGGTCACTGCAATTGGAAAATCTGTGTTTGTCTTTCACTCTACGACCCTGATATATGGAACTGGCACCCCCGTGACAACGGAAACAATCGATGACGATACTATCACTGTTGGACCAAAAGgtattgttgttgatggaacAACTCTAGGCGGGTCTGACGCCGAGCTCACTAGCACCAAATATCGAATTGTTGGTGGAGCGACCATCACCAAAGTCAACCCCTCATACGCGATAATCGATGAATCAACCTTCACTGCCGGTCCTGGTGCCAAGAGCACAACAAAAGTGGCCGGTGGCGAAACCATCACGATCGGGCCCAGCGGTATCATCATTGGCACAATAACAATAAAGTACCCCTTCGGGGCTTCAACTGTAACCACCATCGAGGCGAAAGCAACAGCGTCTGACGAATTACCTGTTGCAACAGgaaccagcaacaacaatgcCAAGGAGGATGGAAAGAGGATGAAAGAGGATGACAGCGGTACAATTTTACAACGGCCAGGTTTGGCAACGGGAATGACTGGGTTATGCATAGCGTTCGGCGTTTGGATTCTGTTTTGA